The following coding sequences lie in one Campylobacteraceae bacterium genomic window:
- the eno gene encoding phosphopyruvate hydratase (catalyzes the formation of phosphoenolpyruvate from 2-phospho-D-glycerate in glycolysis), which produces EDTFIADFAVALNCGQIKTGSTSRSDRIAKYNRLLEIDAEIAYAQYLGKTPFTK; this is translated from the coding sequence GAAGATACTTTTATTGCTGATTTTGCAGTGGCTTTAAATTGTGGACAAATCAAAACAGGTTCAACGTCACGATCTGATAGGATTGCCAAATATAACAGACTACTAGAAATTGATGCGGAAATCGCATATGCACAATATTTAGGAAAAACTCCCTTTACTAAATAA
- a CDS encoding septum formation initiator produces MQKKENKNSEVIKFTLIVIASIAITLFLSYHVANLLFGINSYDVYSNLKEKRTFLKKEIRRLQFDNARLQKEYFELKNLEPEE; encoded by the coding sequence ATGCAAAAAAAAGAAAATAAGAACAGTGAGGTAATTAAATTTACATTAATAGTAATAGCTTCTATTGCTATTACACTGTTTCTAAGCTATCATGTGGCAAACTTATTGTTTGGAATTAACTCTTATGATGTTTATTCTAATTTAAAAGAAAAAAGGACCTTTCTTAAAAAAGAGATAAGGCGCTTGCAGTTCGATAATGCAAGACTACAAAAAGAGTATTTTGAATTAAAAAACTTGGAGCCAGAAGAATGA
- a CDS encoding AMIN domain-containing protein, whose protein sequence is MKKHFIFLLLLSSTLFARENPFAPTDAYLEEVARLMQEGEWNPQAFTKNAEDSNQYENMDSTLEIPGEKTTYSITMVPKKMSEDKMSKKPMKKMSHRKTNTMNDESINAILHKTLKMQKDIEELQKVKMPEKTMQEIVYVKKRMDIPDEKTMYNPLDFVNIQYDNTSIDIDSGKYKVFKKFTIEKENKIILDFRASNLKFYTKRKTINNANFKQIVIGNHKKENYFRVVISLENNPSMYEVNYNENIVSITKNQ, encoded by the coding sequence ATGAAAAAACATTTTATATTTTTACTGTTATTAAGCTCAACATTGTTTGCGAGAGAAAATCCTTTTGCCCCAACAGATGCTTATTTAGAAGAAGTTGCTCGCTTAATGCAAGAAGGGGAGTGGAATCCACAAGCTTTTACCAAAAATGCTGAAGACTCTAATCAATATGAAAATATGGATTCTACCTTAGAAATTCCAGGAGAAAAAACTACTTACAGTATAACTATGGTTCCTAAAAAAATGAGTGAAGACAAAATGTCTAAAAAACCTATGAAAAAAATGTCTCACAGAAAAACGAATACTATGAATGATGAAAGTATTAATGCAATTTTACATAAAACACTAAAAATGCAAAAAGACATTGAAGAACTTCAAAAAGTAAAAATGCCCGAAAAAACAATGCAAGAAATTGTTTATGTTAAAAAACGTATGGATATTCCAGATGAAAAAACAATGTACAATCCCCTTGATTTTGTAAATATTCAATACGATAATACTTCAATTGATATTGACTCAGGAAAATACAAAGTATTTAAAAAATTTACTATTGAAAAAGAGAATAAAATTATTTTAGATTTTAGAGCTTCTAATCTTAAATTTTACACAAAAAGAAAAACTATAAACAATGCAAATTTTAAACAAATTGTTATTGGTAATCATAAAAAAGAGAATTATTTTAGAGTAGTTATTTCTTTAGAAAACAATCCCTCTATGTATGAAGTTAATTACAATGAAAATATTGTAAGTATTACAAAAAATCAATAA